The following proteins come from a genomic window of Carassius auratus strain Wakin unplaced genomic scaffold, ASM336829v1 scaf_tig00050262, whole genome shotgun sequence:
- the homer1 gene encoding homer protein homolog 1 yields the protein MGEQPIFSSRAHVFQIDPSTKKNWVPTSKHAVTVSYFYDSTRTVYRIISLDGSKAIINSTITPNMTFTKTSHKFGQWADSRANTVYGLGFSSEAHLSKFADKFAEFKEAARLAKERSQEKMELTSSPSQESATGDLQSPVTPENINGTNERVTPDAPFNTESRAEINAVPFPHSSSSITKHWEAELAALKGNNAKLTAALLESTANVKQWKQQLAAYQDEAERLHRRVTELECVSGQTAGAKTQKTELNQTIEELEAELKAREEELENLKQEVEKASQLQTQKDSLTQKLQETERRNVELESQLLDLEQRLENSELESHSFRKSLRSLLQLLDGKIFELSELRDSLAKLMEEDSS from the exons ATGGG AGAGCAGCCCATCTTCAGCAGCAGAGCGCACGTCTTCCAGATCGACCCCAGCACCAAGAAGAACTGGGTTCCCACCAGCAAACACGCCGTGACCGTGTCCTACTTCTACGACAGCACACGCACCGTCTACCGCATCATCAGCCTGGAcgggtcaaag GCCATCATCAACAGCACCATCACCCCCAACATGACCTTCACCAAAACCTCACACAAGTTCGGTCAGTGGGCGGACAGTCGGGCCAACACCGTGTACGGCCTGGGCTTCTCCTCCGAGGCGCATCTGAGCAAA TTTGCTGACAAGTTTGCAGAGTTCAAAGAAGCGGCGCGGTTAGCCAAAGAGAGATCTCAGGAGAAGATGGAGTTGACCAGCTCACCCTCACAG gaatCAGCGACCGGTGATCTTCAGTCTCCTGTGACTCCAGAGAACATCAACGGGACGAACGAGAGAGTGACCCCTGACGCACCCTTCAACACCGAGAGCCGCGCCGAGATCAACGCTGTACCCTTCCCTCAcag CTCGTCGTCCATCACTAAACACTGGGAGGCCGAGCTGGCGGCTCTGAAGGGGAACAATGCTAAGCTAACGGCGGCGCTGCTGGAGTCCACGGCTAACGTCAAGCAGTGGAAGCAGCAGCTAGCGGCGTATCAGGACGAGGCCGAGCGACTGCACCGACGG gtgacgGAGCTGGAGTGTGTGAGCGGACAAACCGCCGGCGCCAAAACACAGAAAACAGAGCTGAACCAGACCATCGAGGAGCTGGAGGCCGAGCTGAAGGCCAGAGAGGAG GAACTGGAGAATCTCAAACAGGAAGTGGAGAAGGCCAGCCAGCTGCAAACACAGAAAGACTCTCTCACTCAGAAACTACAG GAGACGGAGCGGAGGAACGTGGAGCTGGAGTCTCAGCTGCTGGATCTGGAGCAGCGTCTGGAGAACAGTGAGCTGGAGAGCCACAGCTTCAGGAAGAGTCTGCGCTCGCTGCTCCAGCTGCTGGACGGAAAGATCTTTGAGCTGAGCGAGCTGCGAGACAGTCTGGCCAAACTGATGGAGGAGGACAGCagctag
- the LOC113089561 gene encoding protein zer-1 homolog → MCTVCLQLVITALKTHKYDKSIQVTGSAALFYLTNTEYRSEQSVRLRRQVIQVVLNGMEQYQEVTVQRNCCLTLCNFSIPEELEFQYHRVNLLLLKILEPARQDESIQRIAVHLCNALVCQVDNDHKEAVGKMGFVKTMLNLIQKKLQDRMCDQVMEFSWSALWNITDETPDNCQMFLECNGMNLFLECLKEFPDKQELHRNMLGLLGNVAEVKALRPQLLTHQFITVFSELLDSKADGIEVSYNACGVLAHIMFDGSDVWTMEEPSRSHVMDKMWAAIQSWDVSSRRNINYRSFEPILRLLPQSCAPVSQHWATWALYNLVSVYPSKYCPLLIKEGGIILLQKVLELESSHQETKDMARKVMEQCENFQEDPMDTSR, encoded by the exons ATGTGTACTGTGTGTTTGCAGCTGGTGATCACAGCGCTGAAGACTCATAAATATGACAAGAGCATTCAGGTGACGGGCAGCGCCGCTCTGTTTTACCTCACCAACACCGAGTACCGCAGTGAGCAGAGCGTGCGTCTGCGCAGACAGGTCATACAGGTGGTGCTCAACGGCATGGAGCAGTACCAGGAGGTGACG gtccaGAGGAACTGCTGTCTGACGCTCTGTAACTTCAGTATTCCTGAGGAGCTGGAGTTCCAGTATCACAGAGTGAATCTGCTTCTGCTGAAGATCCTGGAGCCGGCGCGTCAGGACGAGTCCATCCAGCGCATCGCCGTGCATCTGTGTAACGCTCTCGTCTGTCAGGTCGACAACGACCACAAAGAAGCCGTCGGCAAGATGGGATTCGTCAAG ACGATGCTGAATCTGATCCAGAAGAAGCTGCAGGACAGAATG tgtgatCAGGTGATGGAGTTCTCGTGGAGTGCGCTCTGGAACATCACAGACGAGACGCCTGATAACTGTCAGATGTTCCTGGAGTGTAACGGCATGAATCTCTTCCTGGAGTGTCTGAAG GAGTTTCCTGATAAGCAGGAGCTGCACCGTAACATGCTGGGGCTGCTGGGTAATGTGGCTGAGGTGAAGGCGCTGAGGCCGCAGCTGCTGACCCATCAGTTCATCACAGTGTTCAG TGAGCTGCTGGACAGTAAAGCGGACGGCATCGAGGTGTCCTATAACGCCTGTGGAGTCCTGGCACACATCATGTTCGACGGGTCAGACGTCTGGACCATGGAGGAGCCCAGCAGGTCACATGTAATGGACAAGATGTGGGCAGCCATCCAGAGCTGGGACGTCAGCTCGCGACGCAACATCAACTACAG GTCGTTCGAGCCCATCCTGCGTCTGCTTCCTCAGAGCTGTGCTCCGGTCAGTCAGCACTGGGCCACCTGGGCGCTCTATAACCTGGTGTCTGTGTACC CGAGTAAATACTGCCCTCTGTTGATAAAGGAAGGCGGCATCATTCTGCTGCAGAAAGTTCTAGAGCTGGAGTCCTCTCATCAGGAGACCAAAGACATGGCAcg taaggTGATGGAGCAGTGTGAGAACTTCCAGGAGGATCCGATGGACACCAGCAGGTAA
- the LOC113089560 gene encoding cardiomyopathy-associated protein 5 translates to MQPATKMETMEIMDPESQMTALLDDSLAEEQLNDEEEDLSNSLREVVQDGAVKPKLHCLMMDPSFSMVTVQSEDSGIVWETASSRCSTPWASELNEPGYSCCGSGAAGRILFIMDEELMSRRKRKPKSEKPKMLPQVSHEILAEAERPAMVEVSRPNVTPEEGTEEHKTADQREKNQRLFSLVSEGSEILNIIAPPRVFTVDEEESRGLEDNLYYLEETPAVRSPEILDEPELDIYTDSVETEKSVSVIPEPGVQIPFLPIQVSRRGQTAEDYFEKFTLLDHQAPSGAAPAEEAQQETEDRFTQEDDKAVGPEAETRLSGVSSAVSMLDISAEHLDDVFYGGGSEPPSAASVCGKERQFSKSSLKESGSVLFGSEESVLTPIYLPEGPPKIIDPNLLEEPKALAFLYSDLYADAVGTRRKQDDDVESVTSEKSFHSQASDSEDRGYLEKFVLRAETLGEVVPEIRPEEPHDPFRLAGYEIHHKEEEVDTQAEEHEEITDFFRNSASSSPCEPDDFLQLEEEEKIETVRTPRVTFKDETPKNKTEQQGSDHLALADDTDFSDEFLPVELSEDCPAWEENLQTVVRAAGKPTSTHTNELKPKPKSVSDKSSPAPTQAQNTARPMIPRHKPFLDLSPLLPVQTEDETHTPEEENTSSDASFSTEAAVSNQHCPIPKHPPDVTDSRRESRDDRNPTHLLHEERAEAHLSLADSLA, encoded by the exons ATGCAACCTGCAACAAAAATGGAAACGATGGAAATAATGGATCCAGAGAGCCAGATGACCGCACTGCTGGACGACTCTCTGGCTGAAGAACAGCTGAACGATGAAGAGGAGGATCTGAGCAACAG CTTGAGAGAGGTGGTCCAGGACGGAGCGGTCAAGCCGAAGCTCCACTGCCTGATGATGGATCCGTCCTTCTCCATGGTCACGGTCCAGAGCGAGGACAGCGGGATCGTTTGGGAAACTGCTTCCAGCCGCTGCTCCACACCTTGGGCTTCTGAGCTCAATGAACCCGGATACAGCTGCTGCGGCTCCGGAGCGGCCGGAAGGATCCTCTTCATTATGGACGAAGAACTGATGAGCAGAAGGAAGAGGAAGCCCAAGTCTGAGAAACCAAAGATGCTCCCTCAGGTCAGTCACGAGATCCTCGCTGAAGCCGAGAGACCGGCCATGGTGGAAGTGTCCCGGCCCAATGTGACTCCAGAAGAAGGGACAGAGGAGCACAAAACAGCTGATCAGAGAGAAAAGAACCAGCGTTTGTTCAGTCTCGTCTCTGAAGGATCGGAGATACTAAACATCATCGCTCCACCGAGAGTCTTCACCGTGGATGAAGAGGAGAGCAGAGGTCTGGAAGATAACTTGTATTACCTCGAGGAGACGCCTGCTGTGAGATCCCCAGAGATCCTGGATGAACCTGAGCTGGACATTTACACTGATTCTGTAGAGACGGAGAAGAGTGTTTCAGTGATACCAGAGCCAGGTGTCCAGATCCCGTTTCTGCCCATCCAAGTGTCCCGAAGAGGACAGACAGCTGAAGACTACTTTGAGAAGTTCACGCTCCTTGACCATCAAGCTCCATCCGGAGCAGCACCAGCAGAAGAAGCCCAGCAGGAAACAGAGGACAGGTTCACACAAGAAGATGATAAAGCAGTTGGTCCTGAAGCGGAAACAAGACTTTCTGGAGTCTCCTCGGCAGTGAGTATGCTGGACATTTCTGCCGAACACTTGGACGATGTGTTTTACGGCGGAGGGAGTGAGCCGCCTTCTGCTGCGAGTGTTTGTGGAAAGGAAAGACAGTTTTCCAAATCCTCTCTGAAGGAAAGTGGAAGCGTCTTGTTTGGAAGCGAGGAGTCGGTCCTCACTCCCATATACCTTCCTGAAGGTCCTCCGAAGATCATTGACCCCAACCTGCTGGAGGAGCCCAAAGCCTTGGCGTTTCTCTACTCGGACCTGTACGCAGACGCCGTCGGAACCAGAAGGAAGCAGGACGATGACGTGGAGAGCGTGACCTCGGAGAAATCCTTCCACAGTCAAGCGTCTGACTCCGAGGACAGAGGATATCTGGAGAAGTTTGTGCTCAGGGCAGAGACTCTGGGAGAAGTCGTTCCTGAGATACGTCCTGAAGAACCGCATGACCCTTTCAGACTCGCCGGATACGAGATACACCACAAAGAAGAAGAAGTGGACACTCAGGCAGAAGAGCATGAAGAGATCACGGATTTCTTTAGGAACAGTGCGTCTTCATCGCCCTGTGAACCTGACGACTTCCTGCAGctggaggaagaggaaaagatcgAAACCGTCAGGACGCCTCGGGTCACTTTCAAAGACGAAACGCCAAAGAATAAGACAGAACAACAGGGGAGCGATCATCTAGCGTTGGCTGACGACACAGACTTTTCAGATGAGTTCTTACCAGTTGAATTGAGCGAGGATTGTCCGGCGTGGGAGGAAAACTTGCAGACGGTTGTCAGAGCTGCGGGAAAACCAACTTCAACACACACAAATGAGCTAAAACCAAAACCAAAGTCAGTAAGCGATAAAAGCTCTCCAGCACCAACCCAAGCCCAAAACACAGCCAGACCCATGATTCCACGCCACAAACCCTTCCTGGATCTGAGTCCTCTGCTGCCTGTCCAGACCGAGGACGAGACACACACACCAGAAGAAGAGAACACCAGCTCTGACGCCTCATTCAGCACCGAAGCAGCGGTCAGCAACCAGCACTGTCCGATCCCCAAACACCCTCCTGACGTGACGGACTCCAGAAGAGAGAGCCGTGATGATAGAAATCCCACACATCTGCTGCACGAGGAGAGAGCTGAAGCTCATTTGAGCCTCGCTGATTCGCTGGCTTGA